A region of Papilio machaon chromosome 22, ilPapMach1.1, whole genome shotgun sequence DNA encodes the following proteins:
- the LOC123722248 gene encoding uncharacterized protein LOC123722248: MAGKYTARIAGVLRWLGSAVLNISRPDRAQALMARYQVLDDQMADLYEAYRGILELGLEADAMAKINADIDQADDLADQIIQAVGCLKGSSAADARVTAESEASPALMSRLPLLDLPQFNGDLEQWVAFNNLFESIVHSRRDLTPAQKLAYLLASLTGEAKGLVQHLGLVDDLNWNTAGTPPLIFPALTT; encoded by the exons atggCCGGCAAATATACCGCTAGGATAGCAGGCGTGCTGAGATGGCTCGGCTCAGcggttttgaatatttctaggCCAGATCGTGCGCAAGCCCTTATGGCTAGATACCAGGTTTTAGACGATCAAATGGCGGATCTATATGAGGCGTACCGTGGCATTCTAGAGTTAGGTTTAGAAGCGGATGCCATGGCGAAGATTAATGCTGACATTGATCAGGCCGACGACCTGGCTGATCAAATTATTCAGGCTGTTGGTTGCCTTAAGGGGTCAAGCGCTGCTGACGCGCGCGTTACTGCGGAGTCGGAGGCGTCACCAGCGCTCATGAGTAGATTGCCGCTGCTCGATTTGCCACAATTTAACGGTGACTTGGAACAGTGGGttgcttttaacaatttatttgaaagcatTGTTCACAGTCGTAGGGATTTGACCCCTGCTCAGAAGCTTGCCTATTTGTTGGCGTCGTTAACGGGAGAGGCCAAGGGCCTTGTCCAACATTTAGGTCTTGTTGACG ATTTGAACTGGAATACGGCGGGGACTCCGCCACTCATCTTCCCAGCTTTGAcaacctaa